A window from Gasterosteus aculeatus chromosome 14, fGasAcu3.hap1.1, whole genome shotgun sequence encodes these proteins:
- the LOC120832077 gene encoding syntaxin-2 — MADASAESTFNMEEFFKTVGEVRSLIDNISGQAEKVEGLQAAILSTPTPDKKKKDTVELLNNEIKRNGNLVRARLKSMQDNLAVDEDRKGASVVQRIQKNQHSDLTRCFAEALRGHHTAQISFREKCKAQIQRQLEIVDKVTTDEELEEMLHRDNLSIFISDINSGALIVSRALSEIESRHQDIIRLESSIRELHDIFADTAVLLEIQGDLINNIEKNVTSAAEYVDASKAQTCEAIAYKKNPYKISSLPSFFRPFKR; from the exons aTGGCAGATGCTTCAGCAGAGAGCACGTTTAACATGGAGGAGTTCTTCAAAACG GTGGGGGAGGTGAGAAGCCTCATTGACAACATCTCCGGCCAAGCAGAGAAGGTGGAGGGACTGCAGGCCGCCATCCTCTCCACTCCCACCCCAGACAAGA aaaaaaaagacacagtgGAGCTGCTGAACAATGAGATCAAGAGGAACGGCAACTTGGTCCGAGCCCGGTTAAAAT CAATGCAGGACAACCTCGCTGTGGATGAAGACCGTAAAGGAGCCTCTGTAGTTCAGCGTATTCAGAAGAACCAG CACTCCGACCTGACTCGGTGCTTTGCTGAAGCCCTCCGGGGTCACCACACGGCGCAAATCTCCTTCCGAGAGAAATGCAAAGCGCAGATTCAGAGGCAGCTGGAGATTG TGGATAAAGTGACAACGGATGAAGAGTTGGAGGAGATGCTGCACCGTGACAATCTTTCCATCTTCATATCTGAT ATCAACTCTGGCGCTCTGATCGTGAGCCGAGCTCTGAGTGAGATTGAATCTCGGCATCAGGACATCATCCGCCTCGAGTCCAGCATCAGAGAGCTGCACGACATATTTGCCGACACCGCCGTGCTATTGGAGATTCAG GGGGACTTGATCAACAATATAGAGAAGAATGTGACGAGTGCTGCAGAGTACGTTGACGCGTCCAAAGCACAGACCTGCGAAGCCATCGCATACAAGAAGAATCCGTACAAGATATCCTCTCTCCCAAGCTTCTTCAGGCCTTTCAAGAGGTAA
- the pgam2 gene encoding phosphoglycerate mutase 2: MAAAHRLVIVRHGESAWNQENRFCGWFDADLSEKGVEEAKRGALAIRDAGLKFDVCYTSVLKRAVKTLWTIMEGTDQMWLPVIRTWRLNERHYGGLTGLNKAETAEKHGEEQVKIWRRSFDIPPPPMEKDHPYNKVISESRRYKNLKPGELPTCESLKDTIARALPFWNDVIAPEIKSGKNVIIAAHGNSLRGIVKHLEGMSDAAIMELNLPTGIPIVYELDANLKPIKPMAFLGDEETVKKAMEAVAAQGKAKK, from the exons ATGGCCGCCGCCCACCGTTTGGTTATTGTCCGCCACGGCGAAAGCGCCTGGAACCAGGAGAACCGCTTCTGCGGCTGGTTCGACGCCGACCTCAGCGagaagggggtggaggaggccaAGCGGGGAGCCCTGGCCATCAGGGATGCGGGCCTTAAGTTTGACGTGTGCTACACCTCCGTGCTGAAACGCGCCGTCAAGACCCTGTGGACCATCATGGAGGGAACGGACCAGATGTGGCTCCCCGTGATTCGCACCTGGCGCCTCAACGAGCGTCACTACGGGGGCCTCACCGGCCTCAACAAGGCCGAGACGGCAGAAAAGCACGGCGAGGAGCAGGTGAAGATCTGGCGCCGCTCCTTCGACATCCCGCCTCCACCCATGGAAAAGGATCACCCTTACAACAAAGTAATCAGCGAG TCCCGGCGCTACAAGAATTTGAAGCCTGGTGAGCTCCCCACATGCGAGTCCCTGAAGGACACTATCGCCCGCGCCCTGCCTTTCTGGAACGACGTCATCGCGCCAGAAATCAAGTCGGGGAAGAACGTTATCATCGCTGCCCACGGCAACAGCCTCCGCGGCATCGTCAAGCACTTGGAAG GTATGTCCGACGCAGCCATCATGGAGCTGAACCTGCCCACAGGAATCCCAATTGTGTACGAGCTGGACGCAAACCTCAAGCCCATTAAGCCCATGGCTTTCCTTGGCGATGAGGAAACCGTGAAGAAGGCCATGGAGGCCGTGGCCGCCCAGGGCAAAGCCAAGAAGTAA